The region taaatctcataagcctttgcgaatacacctgagaactcgtcatttgacgtcacgccgacttgcaatgcgcagtaacgatgttcgataaacgatgtgcgcatcggcgaaTATCGGCATCATGTCAAATGACGATATATCAGGTACACTCGCAAATGCTTATGATGGGATTTGCAGAAACGGTCAATCTCCATCGGCCTCCTCCATGGAATTCTCCTAGTGCTGTTTTCGTTATTCTTTCAGTATAGATGTTGAAAACCTATAACTTTTTAGTGTTTTTTGGAGAGAGTTATATAGTTTGCTATAGGTTCTACATGTACTATATATGATTATAGGAATAATTACAGAATACCCTCTGCGCTGTCCGTTGGTTCCGTTAGTTACAACGAAGCATCACACCCTTATGGGTTCTCTTTTTTACGGACGGCGCAGAGGAGTATTCCGTTATAGCTAACCTAATTATAATTACATTTGTATAATCTCCGTTTTTCTTTTATATAGGCTACTCACCACAATTGCCTGTGTTGCATGATACGTCTATAGATGGATTACTTTGTGGACAACCAGAGCTCGTGCAGGTGCGTGACGATCTGGTCTGTGTACCACTACCGCAACTTAATGAGCATGCTCCAAAAGTCCAGGAGGTCCACGTCGCTGACAATGAAAATCAACATTAAGGTTATAcaatggatttttcaaggcttgattccagaggggtgtAAGTTcataatagaaacagccatgcataAAAGAATGAATTCAAACGtacttaccgtcgttttatcttttctgtttctgtttctgtttcagtttcagttttcggtttcggatctcattgttattttgcaGTGTTAgtatggtacgtgtgaacaatcctttcattttagtcttttgttgcctactgaaaagttgaacgaagataatttctgttttcggtttcgggagttatgttaatttctgtcatgaaaacgtgagatgagaagcttgatgctaatctagacaaaagaagtgtcttaattttacggtcgtaaattcgcgataaattgtacggcttcagtTGGCTTGCGtagggtgtataggtacttccgcCTAGGCGATAGTCagtggctcgtgaaaatagcccagcgtaaaatatacactaatcagtgttgccaagaattacgtatacttgttcgtgcaatcgcgcaaaaatcggtcatattattaTGTAGAGCTAAAATGGGTAaatattttcgtcccaaatacaccttaaaagtTGCGTgtgtggtaatatgcaacaccaaagaagtgcgttgaagtgaaactaattggatttctttcattggaattggcaatctgataattgcttcaggcaaaattgctagactcaaatctattttaaatgtaggcctatattatttgtcattcattgaccAGGCTGTTaaacatattaagggatctaaaatgagcgtttattgtgtttcgacagtatttttgtgggacatgagagcacctcagacctatcgaattgcattctgaatacgaagcatgtctttctgatatcaaataattttcatttttggaaatcacaatatcatacaaattttatgacaaattataaaaaattgatatttttcaaatttttgatatataacagtcctcgaagtaaattatataaatctaatgatatattcttaaagtgtatgtagcagggaggaaatgccgatttgtcaattgaaaattttgacctttcatattgaagatatggatttttttcccaaaaagacctaatttttttggtgttttaggaaaaaaatccatatcttcaatacgaaaggtcaaaattttcaattgatcgtcggcttttcatccaacctacatacacattaagtataaatcatcagatttataaagtttacttcaagtactgttaaatatcaaaaatatcaatttttaatgatttgccataaaatgtgtattaaattgcgaatttcaaaaatcaaaattatttgatatcagaatgactttcttcgtattcagaatgcaattcgatatgtctgatgtgctctaatgtcccaaaataaatactgtccaaacgttcataccccagcccttaaagattgCAAATTGCGAAGTAGGGGCTTTAAGCGTAGaccaggtattgttggtcgaagcaatctaaaatcgattttcattctctagatcaatatattattgaaaaataacaccttgatgttttgcaaacgttcattctacaaatcgtatactttgcaaacttgcttaatttattgttgttaatgagttatgtacgttttacaaaagtgttgttgtttcagccttctttacaacgtaactcaagaaccgcagcacctataaaagtatatctgtgatattttaattcttctacacactcgctatgaattgagcaatgcagtttttgccaaagcacactaccattcgtaagatgatgtgaactaccaaatcacaacagtttaaaataattaataaacttaaggttacactaagaaacgtataaaaaacgtataaaagacgtataaagttgttctctaaaacaagagttttctcagtaatcagatatcgcagcaagtgaaatgttggtgcattggatgtagcttaacattttctttgtgtgtttacacacaatttttgaataaatttgaaaatccttcgtttaaagcgtttttacgcaccatgttcacaagatcaaaaacgcgttccatgagggttttttttttcaaatgtgcgctccgtataaaaccacgccaagtgaatgttttcttcttttttgtattgtactacaaatcgatcaaaaaataatgttgccatggggaagaaccaaatacagtaccaagtaaattttaaaagcccgtttttggggaacattttcgagaatcttgattgagaaaaactgttttgttacattatcgatatcttgattgtggaacgttaattttgacatgtaactaccaacattatttctcaacggTCTGTCGATTACTcaaccatttgattttcattcaaaattgaaactacttttgcaaaaaaagttttttcatcATCGATGCGACCGACTTTGCGAGGGTATTGCgtttgtttatcataacagcctgcaTGCACTATTGAATAtcatagtcagtttgagaccatCTGCTTTCGTAAGCCTCCTCagtagctcaattggttagcgcgttTGACTTGTAATCTTCGCGACTATGTAATATTGTTTTGACCTGGTCAactagtacgggttcgagtccctgtgtggtccaattctattatgttctatttttttcttacttttttctctttttttgtcttctttcttgttcgtgtctttctttctgactgcaatgattgattgtttttgccggttttttttattattattgtataattcaGGAATAGGCCTATTAATCTAAGTAGGCGTGGCCTATATAAGCCtatgaatatttttttacaaattagatattggttgttggttttgttattgtagttgtagttattgttgtatatattgcatactCAGGGTAGGCCTACAAGGCCTATTATATCCTTTAGCGGCATTGATTTATTTaacgacagatatcatctaaggataaaaaatttaaaatttataaaataccatAGAAAAATTGCAGAAAACCGGCTGTCCCCACCCCGACAgcccctatcatggtcgcccctccctccctatccctgcaaaaTAGGATGACTCTCGTGTCACGGTTTCATAGATTCGTGGTCATTgtgcatgtagattgatacaccaAACATATACGCTTGAGTtcatcttttctgcatggctgtttctattattaacttacgcccctctggattcAAGCTTTGAAAatccattgtatttaaccttaatacGATAACTGTTGATCTCAAAACTGCTGACTATGTGCAATTATACTGCATAAaacaggctgttatgataaaaTCGTGCGTCGAAAATGGATGTCATGTTAAATAATAACTAAGGTTAGTTTGCCATAAAGGTAGATGACACGCCAGTACAAAtgaccggaagtgagctaagttgccgtCGTACCGGTAGATGCACTGCACTACTTGAGATGGTGGATTTTGTTATGCGTAGgctattttgatacctcattcggcgcCATACGGCTTTGCCCAACTTAGGTAtatcaatttgaaaaaataaaaaagagaactTTTTAATGTAATAAAATTTACATTGGCTTTTTCCTAGAAGCACGCAGATTATGAACACAGCGGTGTGAGCGACGTGAGCGTTCATCTGTCACGCAATAAAGAGCCCGTGGCAAAAGGCAGCTGAAAtgcctttgacatgtttgaggagATAATATTCAAAATTGTCACTTTTACTACTACTCAAATGCGTATAAAAAGGCAATTATGGTTTAAATTCTTCTCCTTTTCACAAACGATTATGGGTAATATAGATATACGCCTATCATCCAAAACCACTGAAAACTCAATTTCAGAGCTGATATGTTGTACCTTAATTCTAGATTTGATGTAAGAACGAAATTTTACCAAACGAGCCACTTCAATCCCATACATGGGAAACAGGAGCAGCTGCTGCGCCACCTTTTCTTTCTACATATCAATTTCCAAGGGCTCTTAAAGTTTTAGCTTAAAACTCATTGTGCATTAAATTTACAATCGTGTGACAAAACAgccgaaaatattaaatttcatgCCATTGTTCATTGCAATGGAGCGAATCATCGAGTATATGAAAAATACTGTGTACTTTTTCATTAATGACATGAAATTTGaacaatattgtaaggatcactcggggttttgacttttaaaacctgcaTTTTCGACAGGTTTACAACATttaccttgctataaacattgaattgcgtcgctgttgacgtaatgaaaaacaGTGTTTTAAGCGGGAAATGTAAGACAAAAACCattcacagatgccgtattttccactagtcactaGCTAGACGCTCACACAGGTCTTataatgctatgcactcaaccgtgtggtgtaaacacagactgtgtagagacaatgcaTTGCTAGATTATCTgtgcttggacgaaattgtgtgctcaggtgtatcgaggtgtaaactgtgcatagatgcgtttaaaagagaatcgttttgtagtcaaacctttacAAATGAGTTTTGAGGGAGGGCAATAATTTCTGGGGGTGGGGTGTCCGAAAATTATGTCATGTCCCTCTTGGTTTTGCCACTGATGGAAAAACGGATATATGACAACTCACTGCAAGCATGATCATTGCAACTTTCTGTATCTGAAGTCGAGCCCATCCCGCAGTCTCCGGCAGCTGGTCCTGAGCATGTCCGTGTACGCGTCTTATCCCCATCGCAGGCAGAATCGCAGGCTCCAAATACGGTCCAAGAGTCCCAAGCTGTggaaacataaataaatataaacgtagtctcctccgcagccagtttggttacgctccctccacacaaacagtctgtcaATGACCACGTATACGCCGTTTCTGATCAGCCGAGATGACGACAATACAAAGTCTATGAGAACGTATCCAGATCAGAAGCGATGCATCTGGGAACTTGATTGCCAGGGGTTGAACACCTAGCTGAATGGTGCTAGCCAAACAAAAAAAAGCTCtttcgttatcattggcagactgtttctgtgaagggagcggaaccaaactggctcaTGTGGAGACTTATATAAACGTTAATTCCATGCACTCGGGTCGCATTAGACTCCGAGTATTCGACTTGGAATATGTAAAAAAtccattcccattctatttcaagTAACGTTAAAAGTTTTAACGAATGTTAGAAATCGgtaatatgttatgtagaatgtcGGGGGGGTATTTCGTAGTGATATCAATCGCCATAGTATACAACTAGAAggccttatatttgtacacaaatacggctatacccgcatgttatcggtgtacccaaacttacagtcctatTTTGCTGagtacttaaaataaagaaattataaaaagtcacccaattgggcggaaaatgtgtaaaaagtgaaagtccaagtcacaagctttaatttaatgtaggttgcactcgttgcacttaaaataaagaaattgtaaaagtcccctcccagggagtcgtctctcttactctccataggttgctgttgtcagtatctcttactcacagtgaggctatgcaatatgattagggggaacccagcaaacacaaaacgttttcgacatcattcgcaaaacgttataaaaggttgtcagaaaacgtttaaatgtcgggttatataaagggtatattaagagtataaaacgttttctttaccttaaaaacattttttgataatctactgctcagcaaacaaaaatgttttacagaaacgtttaaatgtcgggttatacaaagggtgtaaaaacgtgttaataacattccaaaaacattcttgaaaacttgatacaaaacattctaaacagaatgttattttgggattgaaaaaatattttgcgaaaaatgtttgcccaaaatatttgcaataacgttttaaaaacgttttcatgaccttaatataatttaaatgttattaaaaggttttgaaaaaaacattttaagaacatttcagtgtttgctgggttcaaatattttaacataatgttatatgagtattgacaaaatatttggcaaaaatgtttgcaaaaatagtttaaaataatagtttttgaaaacattttaaaaatattgttgtagtgtgttttcataccaaacgttttaaaacgttatcatgacctttatataacccgacattttaatgttattaaaacgtttttacctaaactaaaaagccaaaatataacttatttaaaacgttttgaaaacgtttttgtgtttgctgggaagctattccagagggagtatgaaaatcaaatggaacagccatttcagagggagtatgtaaattatacggaacagccttttttcgggccatttcagagggagtatgtaaattaaatggaacagccactgggtatgtaatttaactggaacagccttaaggcgtggggtatgagcgaccttgaagtacaggtatcttgAGAaggttaccccaaatcacagcgacaggtagtgacttggccgccgagtgttaatatatatttattttggaaggttcgtgtttgttttaaattttggggcgttttcccaaaatttgatatttttggtgatatttcaaaacaaGGCTTTGTGGTTTCTAAGTTGCTGTTCGACTGGGCGtggcttgttcgaaaccgtgcgtctgtcacttttcttatgctgctttattttgccaacctagaaaaactaatttataatttctttttgtattatttatttatttatttatttatttatttatttatttatttatttatttatttatttatttatttatttatttaagtattatttttcaggtgactaactttggaattaaaagtgctcaaacccattacaggtgagcgtagaatttatttatttatttatttattttatttatttatttaatgacgttttggggctcgagagaacggacacatttatttatttatttatttatttatttatttttcgattgattatttgatgagtgagtgagcagatttatcgattgctactttagttgtgggatttctatttgattttgaatgacatcgtacattagtattgattttttccgttaagcattatcaagaattaatatcacaggttttagtgcagatagaaagttggcttagtgatactattcgttgattcagaaccggaaggtgccgggttcgattcccacctatgccttttttttaaagacttggaaaatgtctgcagtaagtttatttggcgcgcgatctcagttattcattttctgatggctgtgctcttacagacaccctcctctggaatccaaaccacggttcgctcattacacctcccttaacgcttcacgctggtatttccaattatgatataatacgatctgtctgtttagtcctacgtatgtggggtggatgggtgtgtgggtattagtaacaatataattctcaggtgctatctgtgtacacattctgagcccggaagctgctcctttgttttaacgtttggggccctggggcccataatatttgacttatgaggcccatgtacataattatgttgaagtataattctctagtgctatcagtagactcaagctcgccactgtagctactttatttactgagtaacggccggccctatgttttagcgtttggggccctgcggccaatattatgtgatatatggcgctcatatgtacatataacaatgtaattctcaggtgcaatctgtgtacaaactctgagccataaagctgcttttatatgatgagaaacagcGGCCGGCCCTCTTTTTTTAGTGtttgtaccacatatgggccctggggcccttgtagttttagcgctagctttgacagaatgatgtgtttgataggagaaggaggaggaggaggagaaggagaactacaATCCCGgccataagtcgttcgaacacttttGTTAAAGTTTGATTGTTTTGACCGGTATTTTAGTTATACTTAATAACATACTGAAATTTAGCTTTCTTTGGTGTAAGTTTGAACCtgttcctactactacaaccctccccttccccaccaatcaatgttggatgacTCTAAGGGTGCATGGCTAAATAAacaactaccaacattgatcggggggaatgggggcatatttgcagcactcatgttaaagtgttcgaacaattttgaccgggattgtagaaggctatatatttgtacacaaatacggctatacccgcatgttatcggtgtacccaaacttacagtccttatttgctgaggacttcaaataaagaaattgtatgtgtaaaaagtgaaagtccaagtcacaagctttaattgaatgtaggttgcgctgtaaaataaagaaattgtaaaaggtcccctcccaggggagtcgtctctcttactccccataggttgctgttgtcagtctctcttactcacagtgagactatgcaatatgattcaggggaaactattccagagggagtatgtaaattaaacggaacagcctttttggggccatttcagagggagtatataAATTaattggaacagccaatgggtatgtaatttaactggaacagccttaacgcttcacgctggtatttccaattatgatttaatacgatctgtctgtttagtcctgcGTGTGGGGGTGGATggggtgtgggtgttagtaacaatataattctcaggtgctatctgtgtagaTATTCTGaacccggaagctgctttctttgatgagaaacggcctgccctttgttttaacatttgggccctggggcccataatatttgacttattaggcccatgtacataattatgttgaagtataattctctagtgctatcagtagactcaagctggccactgtagctactttatttactgagtaacggccggccctatgttttagcgtttggggccctggggccaatattatgtgatatttggggctcatatgtacatataacaatgtaattctcaggtgcaatctgtgtacaaactctgagccataaagctgctttatatgatgagaaacggccggccctttgttgtAACAGTTATATATTTGAcgtatggggctcatgtacatatgttaaagtatgattctcaagtgctatcagtagactcaagctgggcattgtagctgctttatttactgagtaacggccggccctatgttttagcgtttggggccttggggcccatattatgtgacatatggaggttatatatacatatgataatataatactaaaagacctatctgtgtaccaaatctgaaacCTGTAGCTACtttgattgaacagattcatcaggatcggtatagtaaactggttaacaaagttctttgtatctgatccagaatgttcacttacttgtgtacgtttcaacaacagctgttgtctttatcaacacttgatgggtagtgactgctattggcaaccgacgctagaagtagttccagcgttgatcttggagttgccagtctgttttccttcaagggattttcttgatccctgagtcaggaactcatcaaaaatgtgagagagttggtactgtccttcatctctgttcatggtggtgcccctccgctttcttatttctatagcctcctttatccagcgagtGTATCTATTTTGCTCTGTGCCGATGACCTCAGCTTCCCCCCCATCCTATGACGTGATTCTTGTCGACGACATGATCAGTAATGGCCGACTTGTGTGTTGTTGTTAACGATTCCTTTCTCCCTGCTCTGGTGGTTACCGTTTTACTCACTTTCTCCGCCTCGCTTTTATGTTCTTCAAGTCTTGTGCCAAACTTTCTGCCAGTTTCCCCTATGTAAGACAAATCGCAGTTCATACAGGGAATCTTATATACTGCATCAGTGGTGTTATTTGGATCGCGTTTGTCTTTTGGGTGTACCAGTTGTTTTCTGAGAGTGTTGTGCGGCTTCATCGCAGTAGAAATGTTGTAATTTTTCATAACTCTAGATACTCTTTCTGTGACACCCTTTACATAAGGAAGTACAACCATGCCTTTGCTCCTGGTTTTATCATCAGTCTTTTTTGCTCACTTTCTTGGGCTTGACGCTTTGTATCTGATCTTTGACCTTTTTAAAGGTCCAGTCAGGATAGCCGCATGTTCTGAGGGCTTCTTGCACTTTCTTCTCTTCTTCCACTTTATCCTCCTCCTCTGTCACAACGCTGTCTTTCCTGTTATACAAAGTGCGTATCACACCAAGCTTTTGATGCAGAGGGTGATGGGACTGATAGTTGAGGTACTGGTCTGTATGAGTTGGCTTACGGTAGACCAGTAGCTTTACGGTGCCGTCTTCTTTTTTCACAATCAAAGTATCCAGAAATGGAAGGCTGCCTTGAGATTCTTGTTCAAAGGTGAATTTTATTGAACCCGACTTGTCCACTTGGTTGATATGATCGGTAAGACGCTGGACACTGTCTTTGTTTATAACTTCCAACACGTCATCCACATAACGTAACCATAGCTTCGGTCTACAGTCTAGAGGTGCCGTAGCAATTGCCTGCTGTTCCAGAGCCTCCATGAATATATTGGCTGCAATCGGGGATACCGGGCTGCCCATCGCAGTACCAAAAAGCTG is a window of Amphiura filiformis chromosome 2, Afil_fr2py, whole genome shotgun sequence DNA encoding:
- the LOC140138731 gene encoding uncharacterized protein gives rise to the protein MLGDKKTYEELPADPTQRYKRKLVAKLTGLKKEDYTATIGYSTSRWLADILGALVGNTQHHVKNSKQLSEDLAKVVIEEEDILNSHDVVSLFTNTPIDQVLDIVQRRLENENILRDYNRETGFKLTSKDVVELLEFILTTTYFTFRGKIYRQLFGTAMGSPVSPIAANIFMEALEQQAIATAPLDCRPKLWLRYVDDVLEVINKDSVQRLTDHINQVDKSGSIKFTFEQESQGSLPFLDTLIVKKEDGTVKLLVYRKPTHTDQYLNYQSHHPLHQKLGVIRTLYNRKDSVVTEEEDKVEEEKKVQEALRTCGYPDWTFKKVKDQIQSVKPKKVSKKD